The following proteins are encoded in a genomic region of Leptospira langatensis:
- a CDS encoding MXAN_6521/LA_1396 family lipoprotein, with amino-acid sequence MRSKFSILILPILAVFFMDCAVKQVRQSPNYETSLHNFKRLTISVSPDSKVNPTEAILAKAIAEQELAHHKEFIVYPDPSNKNVDCGAKIGKSQGVLKLKLEESLHGSTPGFLVWLLPAVLGPSSTGMRLSISASIQKCDTKETLWEGRASSSYPLEGDEDATLRTSYENKLGKSIGPKVLPYYDLLKSLLDQVESPVLTESEQDEKIEVEAGG; translated from the coding sequence ATGAGATCCAAGTTTTCCATCTTAATACTACCGATCCTCGCAGTCTTCTTCATGGACTGCGCGGTAAAGCAAGTAAGGCAATCCCCGAATTACGAGACCTCTCTCCATAATTTCAAAAGGCTTACCATCTCGGTTTCTCCTGACTCCAAGGTGAATCCGACGGAGGCAATTCTTGCAAAAGCGATCGCAGAGCAAGAGCTTGCACATCATAAGGAATTCATCGTGTATCCGGATCCCTCTAATAAGAATGTGGATTGTGGAGCGAAGATCGGCAAGTCTCAGGGAGTTCTCAAACTAAAACTGGAAGAATCCTTGCACGGAAGCACTCCCGGATTTCTGGTTTGGCTCCTTCCGGCAGTATTGGGCCCTTCTTCTACCGGGATGAGGCTCTCCATCTCCGCATCCATCCAGAAATGCGATACTAAGGAAACTCTCTGGGAAGGAAGAGCCTCTTCTTCTTATCCTCTCGAAGGAGACGAGGATGCAACTCTCAGGACTTCTTATGAGAATAAACTGGGAAAATCCATCGGCCCCAAAGTCCTTCCATATTATGATCTTCTAAAGTCCTTATTGGATCAGGTAGAAAGCCCTGTCCTTACGGAATCGGAACAAGATGAGAAGATCGAGGTAGAAGCCGGAGGTTGA
- a CDS encoding putative quinol monooxygenase: MVITVSSYKILPEKIQEFLEISSELSRESLKEKGILRFDLLQNDGDDGRFLLIEAYENESIRKAHLETPHFVNWRRTVPEMFSQGTTTVYYKPVSPKAEEYKK, encoded by the coding sequence ATGGTGATCACCGTTTCTTCTTACAAAATCCTTCCCGAAAAGATCCAAGAGTTCTTGGAGATCAGTTCAGAACTATCCAGAGAATCTTTGAAAGAAAAAGGGATCCTTCGCTTCGACCTATTGCAAAACGATGGAGACGATGGCAGATTCTTATTGATAGAGGCGTATGAAAACGAAAGCATCCGCAAGGCACACCTGGAGACTCCTCATTTCGTGAATTGGAGAAGAACAGTTCCCGAGATGTTCTCGCAAGGAACAACCACCGTTTATTATAAACCGGTATCTCCCAAAGCGGAAGAATACAAAAAATAA
- a CDS encoding S1C family serine protease, with protein MVLFTNTTSNFVSSLQGGEEKDLKKVPSKDRSFSEEEILDAYSKSVVRAVETVGPSVVHLQVSNAKGEGGSGSGFFLTPDGYIATNSHVVDGAKKIVANLSDGSSKEADLVGNDPHTDVAVLKVHGNSFAHSSFMDSKQLKVGQLVVAIGNPYGFESTVTAGVVSALGRSLRSRNGRLIDNVIQTDAALNPGNSGGPLVDSQGRIVGINTAIILPAQGICFAVASNTAEYVITRLISYGSVKRGYLGIAGQNQKIPALTKSMNRLHLDSGILVMSLESGSPADKAGVKSNDLIIGLDEKDIHTIDDLHKILDESSIGKKLGIRLLRDGSIRTFFVEPGELK; from the coding sequence ATGGTATTATTTACGAACACAACCTCAAATTTTGTGTCTTCTTTACAAGGAGGAGAAGAGAAGGATCTAAAGAAAGTTCCCTCCAAAGATCGCTCCTTTAGTGAAGAAGAGATCTTAGATGCATACTCCAAGTCTGTGGTCCGCGCGGTGGAGACAGTTGGACCGAGCGTAGTCCACTTACAGGTCTCGAATGCAAAGGGAGAAGGCGGGAGCGGTTCCGGTTTCTTTCTGACTCCGGATGGATATATAGCTACGAACAGCCATGTTGTGGATGGTGCGAAGAAGATTGTGGCAAATCTCTCCGACGGTTCTAGTAAAGAAGCCGACCTTGTGGGGAACGACCCTCATACGGATGTGGCAGTCCTGAAAGTTCATGGGAATTCTTTCGCTCATTCTTCTTTCATGGATTCCAAACAATTAAAAGTCGGGCAGTTGGTAGTCGCGATCGGGAATCCATACGGATTCGAATCGACGGTTACCGCAGGAGTGGTTAGCGCTCTCGGAAGAAGTTTACGTTCTCGTAATGGACGTCTGATCGATAACGTGATCCAAACGGACGCGGCATTGAACCCAGGAAATTCCGGAGGCCCTCTGGTGGACTCCCAAGGTAGGATCGTCGGGATCAATACCGCAATCATTCTTCCCGCACAAGGAATCTGTTTCGCAGTGGCCTCGAACACCGCCGAGTATGTGATCACAAGGTTGATCTCTTATGGTTCTGTCAAACGAGGATATCTAGGAATTGCCGGCCAAAACCAAAAGATCCCGGCTCTTACCAAATCCATGAACCGTCTACATTTGGATTCTGGAATTCTCGTAATGTCTCTAGAATCCGGCTCTCCAGCAGACAAAGCAGGCGTAAAGAGTAACGATCTGATCATAGGTTTGGATGAGAAAGACATCCATACGATCGATGACCTGCACAAGATCTTAGATGAATCTTCTATCGGTAAGAAGCTTGGGATCCGATTATTGAGAGACGGTTCGATCAGGACTTTCTTTGTGGAACCAGGAGAATTGAAGTAA
- a CDS encoding NAD(P)H-dependent flavin oxidoreductase: protein MKIKTPITEMLGIDLPIIGAPMFLVSYPDLVVAVSEAGGLGTFPSQNYRTLEELRRGLEEIRSRTKKPIGVNLILHKSHNPNWAKHFEILLEFKVELIITSLGSPRSIVGEAKSVGTKVFCDVTTLKHANIVAKSGADALIAVSQGAGGHAGNISPFSLFPYLKKEVGLPIIAAGAISGGAQMAAAMSLGADAVYVGTRLIATKEASASSEYKNMIVESAPEEIVYTEKISGIPANWLKRSVEKAGDNFHNEGSGDIDQEFKRWRDIWSAGHGVAQIDSIVPAGDVIRGMAQEYSDIVKNLPKMN, encoded by the coding sequence ATGAAAATAAAAACTCCCATCACGGAGATGCTTGGTATTGACCTGCCCATTATCGGGGCCCCCATGTTTCTCGTTTCTTATCCGGATCTAGTCGTAGCAGTTTCCGAGGCCGGCGGTTTGGGAACGTTTCCATCCCAAAACTATCGTACTCTGGAAGAATTAAGAAGAGGTCTAGAAGAGATCCGCTCTCGCACAAAGAAACCTATCGGTGTTAACTTAATTTTACATAAATCGCATAATCCGAATTGGGCCAAACATTTTGAGATCCTTTTGGAGTTCAAAGTGGAATTGATCATTACTAGTTTAGGAAGTCCTCGCTCTATCGTCGGAGAGGCCAAGTCCGTAGGAACAAAAGTATTCTGCGACGTAACTACATTAAAACATGCGAATATAGTAGCGAAGTCCGGAGCGGATGCGCTCATCGCAGTCTCTCAAGGGGCAGGCGGACATGCCGGTAATATTTCTCCGTTCAGCTTATTCCCATATTTGAAAAAGGAAGTAGGTCTTCCGATCATCGCTGCAGGGGCGATCAGCGGGGGAGCTCAGATGGCGGCTGCCATGTCTTTGGGAGCGGATGCAGTCTATGTGGGAACTAGACTGATCGCTACGAAAGAAGCCTCCGCTTCCTCCGAATACAAGAATATGATCGTAGAGTCGGCTCCGGAAGAGATCGTTTATACCGAAAAAATTTCGGGAATTCCCGCGAACTGGTTAAAGCGTTCTGTAGAAAAAGCGGGAGATAATTTCCATAACGAAGGGTCCGGGGATATAGACCAAGAATTCAAGCGTTGGAGAGATATTTGGTCTGCAGGACACGGCGTGGCACAGATCGATTCCATCGTTCCTGCAGGAGATGTGATCCGAGGAATGGCTCAGGAATATTCGGATATAGTAAAGAATCTGCCGAAGATGAATTAA